The Kluyvera intermedia genome includes the window GATTGCCGTGCTGGTTATTTTATTGTTCGGCACCAAAAAACTGGCCACGCTTGGCACCGATGTTGGTGCAGCATTGAAAGGCTTTAAAAAAGCGGTGAATGACGATAAAGCGGGAGATGACGCCGACTTTTTGAATCCACATAAGGCGACAGACGAGTCATCAAAAGTCGACAATACGTCAAAGCGTTAGCCGTTATTGTCCAGCCTGTTATCAGCATCAGAATTTACGTAAGTCAGAAGAATATCCCGATTGCAGACAATTGATTTTGCCCTCCGGCGGCACTTTCAGTATTTTCCGCTGTCGGAAACATACTGGCATCGTATGCTGCTGTCTGTCAGGATGAACACGATGCTTCACGCTGAGGAACCCCATGAAAAAATTGTTAGTCATTGCCGCTTTGATCATAAGCGGTCTGGTTGTCGGCTGTAATCAGCTTACGCAGTACTCCGTGAGCGAACAGGAGATTAATCAGGCGCTGCAAAAGCGCAATAATTTCTCCAAAGATATCGGGGTACCTGGCGTTGCCGACGCCCATATTGTTTTAAACAATCTGACCAGCTCGATTGGCCGTACCGAGCCGAACAAAGTCACGCTTAGCGGTGATGCAAAACTGGATCTGAACTCACTGTTCGGCAGCCAGAAAGCCAATATCGCCCTGACCCTGAAAGCGTTACCGGTGTTTAATCAGCAAGAAGGCGCAATTTATCTTCAGGAAATGGAAGTGGTCGATGCCAAAGTCTCACCGGAAAAAATGCAGTCGGTGGTGCAGACACTCATCCCTTATCTTAATCAGTCACTACGCACCTACTTTAACAAGCAGCCTGCCTACGTGCTGAAAGAGGACGCCAGCCAGGGTGAAGCGCTGGCGAAGAAATATGCTAAAGGAATCGAAGTTAAACCGGGTGAAATTATTATCCCATTCACTAACTAATTCGATCCCTCACTGCCCGGTATTACCGGGCAGTTTTTTACTTAAAAAGGATGCAAAGGAAAACGTTTACGCTTATCCTTAGTGCCCGGCAAAAAGCAGCCATTATGACTGATCTCTCACCAGCCGGAGTCTCCCATGACCGCATTACCTCAAGTTCTGAAAATCCGCCGCCCTGATGACTGGCATATTCACCTTCGCGATGGCGAGATGCTGAACACGGTTGTTCCGTATACCAGTGAACTGTATGGTCGCGCGATTATCATGCCGAATCTGGCGCCACCCATTACCACCGTGGATGCGGCAATGGCTTACCGCCAGCGTATTCTCGACGCGGTTCCGGCAGGCCATAACTTTACGCCGCTGATGACCTGCTATTTGACCGACACGCTGGATGCCAACGAGCTTGAGCGTGGCTTCAATGAAGGCGTTTTTACCGCTGCCAAACTCTACCCTGCGAATGCCACCACCAATTCCAGCCATGGTGTTACCAGTACTGATGCCATTATGCCGGTGCTTGAGCGTATGGAGGAACTGGGGATGCCGCTGCTGGTTCACGGGGAAGTGACCCACGCCGATATCGACATTTTCGACCGCGAAGCGCGCTTTATCGATACCGTCATGGAGCCACTGCGCAAGCGGCTGCCGGGCCTGAAGGTCGTGTTTGAACATATCACCACCAAAGACGCGGCGGAATACGTGCGCGATGGCAATGACCTTATTGCCGCCACGATTACACCACAGCACCTGATGTTTAACCGCAATCATATGCTGGTTGGCGGCGTACGCCCTCACCTTTACTGCCTGCCAATTCTTAAGCGTAACGTCCACCAGCAGGCGCTGCGTGAACTGGTTGCCAGCGGTTTTACCCGTGCTTTCCTCGGCACTGACTCCGCGCCTCATGCTCGCCATCGTAAAGAGGCGAGCTGCGGCTGTGCTGGCTGCTTCAATGCCCCGACCGCACTGGGTAGCTATGCCACTGTGTTCGAAGAGATGAATGCCCTTGAGCACTTTGAGGCCTTCTGTTCGCTGAACGGACCACGCTTCTACGGCTTGCCGGTCAATGAAGATTTTGTTGAACTGGTGCGTGAAGAAAGTATTGTCGCCGAAAGTATCGCGCTCAGCGACGACACGCTGGTGCCATTCCTCGCCGGTGAAACTCTGCGCTGGACTGTAAAAAAATAAATTCGCGCTCCCTGTTGTAAATTCACGAAGGTGACTGTATAAATATACAGTATATTACACAGGGGGCAATTATGCGTATTGAAGTCACCGTAGCAAAAACTACCACGCTACCCGCCGGCGCCTTAGACGCACTGGCAGACGAACTTTCCCGCCGTATTAATGACCAATTTCCTGACCGTGGAGGTAGCGTCAGCGTGCGCTATGCCGCGAACAATAACCTCTCCGTCATCGGTGGCATCAAAGAAGATAAAGACCGTATCACCGAAATACTCCAGGAAACCTGGGAGAGTGCTGACGACTGGTTCATCACTGATTAACCTTTGTCACAACATTGTGTTTTTGCCGGGTCGCCCCGGCTTTTTTTAATCTTTATCTGGTTGTTATTCCTGCCATCCATCCCCATTATTTAATATCAGACGCAAAAACAATGCGCTACATGCTTGTTTATTGTGCAAACAACACGCTACTCAGGAATTTATGTTGCTTTTGACCTCAATTTTCGAGTATTGCTTAAATTGTTGTATACTGATAAAGCTTCACTAAAAATCGCATTAAACCTCGAGAGTTGTTGTTGCCTTTAACGCATAAATAAGGGGTTATGATGGAAAAGAATAATGAAGTCATCCAGACCCATCCCCTCGTCGGATGGGACATCAGCACCGTAGACAGCTACGACGCGCTGATGTTGCGCCTGCACTACCAAGACCCCAATGAATCGAGCAACAAAGAAGCAGAAGTTGGCCAGACGCTGTGGCTAACGACGGACGTCGCACGTCAATTTATTTCTATTCTGGAAGCTGGGATTGCCAAAATTGAATCTGGCGATTATCAGGCCAACGAGTATCGCAGGCATTAATAGCGATACTTTCCTCGAATTAAGCGCAAACAGGCACCTTCGGGTGCCTTAATTATTTCCACACTTGTATAACAACTGTAGGTTAATTACTCTACCAGACACTGTTT containing:
- a CDS encoding lipoprotein, translating into MKKLLVIAALIISGLVVGCNQLTQYSVSEQEINQALQKRNNFSKDIGVPGVADAHIVLNNLTSSIGRTEPNKVTLSGDAKLDLNSLFGSQKANIALTLKALPVFNQQEGAIYLQEMEVVDAKVSPEKMQSVVQTLIPYLNQSLRTYFNKQPAYVLKEDASQGEALAKKYAKGIEVKPGEIIIPFTN
- the bssS gene encoding biofilm formation regulator BssS; the encoded protein is MEKNNEVIQTHPLVGWDISTVDSYDALMLRLHYQDPNESSNKEAEVGQTLWLTTDVARQFISILEAGIAKIESGDYQANEYRRH
- the dinI gene encoding DNA damage-inducible protein I, with the translated sequence MRIEVTVAKTTTLPAGALDALADELSRRINDQFPDRGGSVSVRYAANNNLSVIGGIKEDKDRITEILQETWESADDWFITD
- the pyrC gene encoding dihydroorotase; this translates as MTALPQVLKIRRPDDWHIHLRDGEMLNTVVPYTSELYGRAIIMPNLAPPITTVDAAMAYRQRILDAVPAGHNFTPLMTCYLTDTLDANELERGFNEGVFTAAKLYPANATTNSSHGVTSTDAIMPVLERMEELGMPLLVHGEVTHADIDIFDREARFIDTVMEPLRKRLPGLKVVFEHITTKDAAEYVRDGNDLIAATITPQHLMFNRNHMLVGGVRPHLYCLPILKRNVHQQALRELVASGFTRAFLGTDSAPHARHRKEASCGCAGCFNAPTALGSYATVFEEMNALEHFEAFCSLNGPRFYGLPVNEDFVELVREESIVAESIALSDDTLVPFLAGETLRWTVKK
- the tatE gene encoding twin-arginine translocase subunit TatE, whose product is MGEISITKLLVIAVLVILLFGTKKLATLGTDVGAALKGFKKAVNDDKAGDDADFLNPHKATDESSKVDNTSKR